A genomic window from Salvelinus namaycush isolate Seneca chromosome 5, SaNama_1.0, whole genome shotgun sequence includes:
- the LOC120048573 gene encoding protein lin-37 homolog, which yields MHHVKIKTEKPDAEGSGARSRLDAVLQGLVEKSDSEREQNEDETKMAEESLSKDVSPSSAGKRQLSRFPQHRRKKRKEMDDSLTESNQHKQNAYIIKLFDRSVDLAQYTTSTPLYPICRAWMRNNPAVRERAASPSPPHSMGEEEAADMLNGKGQNVYRLPPPTSCPLNPSGDPVNLRIPPTEKPIVSKSTDTALVSGPLIYNHIERWKKIRQKWKEASNKNQLRYSESIKILKEMKEMYDR from the exons ATGCATCACGTCAAGATCAAGACTGAGAAGCCAG ATGCAGAGGGGAGTGGTGCACGCAGCCGACTAGATGCAGTATTACAGGGGCTGGTAGAGAAGAGTGACAGTGAGAG GGAGCAAAATGAAGATGAGACAAAGATGGCAGAAGAGTCTCTGAGCAA GGATGTGTCTCCATCTTCTGCTGGGAAGCG GCAATTGTCACGGTTCCCACAGCACCGGAGAAAGAAACGGAAAGAGATGGATGATAGCTTAACAGAGAGCAACCAACATAAACAAA ATGCCTACATTATCAAGTTGTTTGACCGCAGTGTGGACCTGGCCCAGTACACCACCAGTACCCCACTTTACCCCATTTGCCGGGCCTGGATGAGGAACAACCCGGCGGTCAGAGAGAGAGCTGCATCCCCAAGCCCCCCACACAGCATGGGGGAAGAGGAG GCTGCAGACATGCTCAATGGTAAGGGACAGAATGTGTATCGCCTCCCTCCGCCCACCTCCTGTCCTCTCAACCCTTCTGGAGATCCTGTCAATCTGAGGATCCCGCCCACAGAAAAGCCTATCGTCAGCAAG TCTACAGATACAGCTCTTGTCTCTGGTCCCCTCATATACAACCACATAGAACGCTGGAAAAAGATAAGGCAAAA ATGGAAAGAAGCGTCCAACAAGAATCAGCTGAGGTATAGCGAGAGCATCAAGATCCTGAAAGAGATGAAGGAGATGTACGACCGCTAG
- the LOC120048571 gene encoding chymotrypsin-like protease CTRL-1 → MAMLWIVSCLALVASALGCGVPSIPPQVSGLKIVNGQNAVSGSWPWQVSLQDASGFHFCGGSLISQNWVVTAAHCRVTPGRHHVILGEHDRQSNAEPIQVKSISRAITHPYYNSQNFNNDVTLLKLSSPVQITSRVSPVCLATSSTSFPSGTRCVTTGWGKTGTTSSPRILQQVALPLLSPAQCKQYWGQNRITDAMICAGASGVSSCQGDSGGPLVCQSSGVWFQVGIVSWGTTNCNVSTPAVYSRVAYLRGWIDQTVASN, encoded by the exons ATGGCCATGCTCTGGATCGTCAGCTGTCTCGCTTTGGTGGCCTCAGCCCTGG GTTGCGGAGTGCCTAGCATCCCGCCGCAGGTGAGCGGCTTGAAGATTGTGAACGGACAGAACGCCGTATCTGGCTCCTGGCCCTGGCAAGTGTCACTTCAG GATGCCTCTGGATTCCACTTCTGTGGAGGCTCCCTAATCAGCCAGAACTGGGTTGTCACTGCTGCCCATTGCCGTGTCAC TCCTGGCCGTCACCATGTGATCCTGGGAGAGCACGATCGTCAATCCAATGCTGAGCCGATCCAGGTCAAAAGCATCTCCAGG GCTATCACCCACCCCTACTACAACAGCCAGAACTTTAACAACGACGTGACCCTGCTGAAGCTGTCCTCCCCCGTCCAGATCACCTCCCGCGTGTCCCCTGTGTGCCTGGCCACCTCCAGCACCTCCTTCCCCTCTGGAACCCGCTGTGTCACCACTGGCTGGGGCAAGACTGGCACCACCT CAAGCCCCCGTATCCTCCAGCAGGTGGCCCTTCCTCTGCTGAGCCCTGCTCAGTGCAAGCAGTACTGGGGCCAGAACAGGATCACTGACGCCATGATCTGCGCCGGAGCCTCCGGAGTGTCCTCTTGCCAG GGTGATTCTGGCGGTCCTCTGGTGTGTCAGAGCAGTGGTGTGTGGTTTCAGGTGGGTATCGTGTCCTGGGGCACCACCAACTGCAACGTCAGTACCCCTGCCGTCTACTCCCGTGTCGCCTACCTGCGTGGCTGGATTGACCAGACTGTCGCATCCAACTAG
- the LOC120048564 gene encoding GTPase-activating protein GYP7-like: MDTLQENGLQHSPALDIPGRESTAKELGVHGTPLIKTKGKHGTTKRSSPVNNVTAVFGNQQKVSLVNAPALPKTPLELPGVMDAEGRVDESRLRMHIFKNGGVSPSGRGQVWRFLFGMYPCSSTSLERPLLQEQLNVRYHSMKRKWQQLFPAAVRLRINGTDAELVAAVRYFDVRQDRVQLQAQNQSDEVKERLSFLELQAQVLFERVTFDLEELQEAIRIIDKDVPRTDRDLPYYSGEGLGNLLVLRDILITYAAFHPEVSYAQGMNDLCSRFLEVLDSEVDTYWSFSCYMEKFSKDFRADGLHRKIELEAALLKELDPQLHTHLITDSMESFTFCHRWLLLGFQREFEHCDALRLFEILSCDHLELISQQVDRARYQERIARRQSIEDKPVSEAQAVNTEFTFELFICATILLDNRDALLRCRNDVQLIQFTNSLQGTLDLNLTLKKAEEHFYNYCKRSAWDYMNGRCRTSKNKEGHFLFQLRSFFS; this comes from the exons ATGGACACTCTACAGGAGAACGGGCTACAGCACTCACCTGCACTTGATATTCCCGGTCGTGAAAGTACCGCCAAAGAACTCGGAGTACATGGGACTCCCCTTATTAAAACAAAGGGAAAGCATGGAACAACGAAAAGAAGTTCACCTGTCAATAATGTCACGGCGGTGTTTGGGAACCAACAGAAAGTATCATTGGTAAACGCACCTGCTCTACCCAAGACACCTCTCGAGTTACCTGGCGTTATGGACGCAGAGGGGAGAGTGGACGAGTCCAGGCTGCGGATGCACATTTTCAAGAATG GTGGTGTGTCCCCTTCGGGGCGTGGCCAGGTGTGGCGTTTCCTGTTCGGGATGTACCCCTGCAGCTCCACCTCTCTGGAGCGCCCCCTACTGCAGGAGCAGCTCAACGTCCGCTACCACTCCATGAAGAGGAAGTGGCAGCAGCTTTTTCCTGCCGCCGTCCGACTGCGTATAAATGGCACCGATG CTGAGTTGGTGGCAGCGGTGCGGTACTTCGATGTGAGGCAGGACAGGGTCCAGCTGCAGGCTCAGAACCAGAGTGACGAGGTCAAGGAGAGGCTGTCCTTCCTGGAGCTACAGGCCCAG GTGTTGTTTGAGCGGGTGACCTTTGATCTGGAGGAGCTCCAAGAGGCCATCCGAATCATCGACAAGGACGTGCCTCGGACAGACAGAGACCTACCCTACTACTC GGGTGAAGGCTTGGGCAATCTGCTGGTGTTGAGGGATAttctcatcacatatgctgctttTCACCCAg AGGTGAGCTATGCTCAGGGGATGAATGACCTTTGTAGCCGATTCCTGGAGGTGCTGGACTCTGAGGTGGACACCTACTGGAGCTTCTCCTGCTACATGGAGAAGTTCTCCAAGGACTTCCGCGCTGACGGCCTGCACAGGAAGATAG agctggaggcagcactGCTGAAGGAGTTGGATCCTCAGCTCCACACCCACCTGATCACAGATAGCATGGAGAGTTTCACCTTCTGTCacag ATGGCTGCTGCTGGGTTTCCAAAGGGAGTTTGAGCACTGTGACGCCCTGCGTCTCTTTGAGATCCTGAGCTGTGACCACCTGGAGCTCATCTCCCAGCAGGTGGACCGCGCCCGCTACCAGGAGAGGATCGCCCGCAGGCAGAGTATAG AGGATAAACCAGTGTCTGAGGCACAGGCCGTCAACACAGAATTCACCTTTGAACTCTTCATCTGTGCCACCATATTATTGGACAACAGAGATGCCCTGCTGAGGTGTAGGAACGATGTGCAGCTCATCCAGTTCaccaacag TTTGCAGGGAACTCTGGACCTGAACCTCACCCTGAAGAAAGCAGAGGAGCATTTCTACAACTACTGTAAGCGCTCTGCTTGGGACTATATGAATGGCCGCTGCAGGACAAGTAAAAACAAGGAGGGACACTTCTTGTTCCAGCTCCGCAGCTTCTTCTCCTGA